The proteins below are encoded in one region of Phaseolus vulgaris cultivar G19833 chromosome 1, P. vulgaris v2.0, whole genome shotgun sequence:
- the LOC137815477 gene encoding uncharacterized protein has translation MKEVLALVIDEHQSAFLRNRGLLDSVLIANEVVEEVRRNQRSALCFKVDYEKAYDLVRWNFLLDMLHRLGFHSKWIKWVTGCLKSSSNSVLVNGSPTEEFKPSRGLRQGDPLAPFLFLVVAEGLAGLVRQASKQKMLTGVKVGRDIAIPFKYLGLEIGGNPGKASFWEPAINRINARLSSWKGKFLSMAGRICLIKSVFTSILLFYPSLFKAPASVFVTRSRVYKGFFCGSGVETTSLYHGIDSGGDWFLGRRWMAMEPKMEEGEVSMGIGPGGRIIDNSG, from the exons atgaaggaagtgttggCTTTGGTTATTGATGAACACCAATCTGCTTTTTTGAGAAATAGAGGTTTATTAGACAGTGTTCTCATAGCAAATGAGGTGGTGGAGGAGGTGAGGAGGAATCAGAGGAGTGCACTTTGCTTTAAGGTGGACTACGAGAAAGCATATGATTTAGTAAGGTGGAATTTTCTACTTGATATGCTACACAGGTTGGGGTTTCATAGCAAATGGATAAAGTGGGTTACAGGGTGCTTGAAATCGTCTTCTAATTCAGTGTTAGTTAATGGAAGTCCGACTGAGGAATTTAAACCCTCAAGAGGGTTGAGACAGGGAGATCCTTTGGCTCCGTTCTTATTCCTTGTGGTAGCTGAAGGCTTGGCTGGGCTAGTGAGGCAAGCGTCTAAGCAAAAAATGCTCACAGGTGTGAAAGTGGGGAGGGACATTGCA ATCCCTTTCAAGTATTTGGGTCTTGAAATAGGTGGTAATCCTGGAAAGGCATCATTTTGGGAGCCTGCCATCAATAGAATTAATGCTAGACTGAGTTcttggaaagggaagttcttgtCTATGGCAGGAAGAATCTGCTTGATTAAATCAGTCTTTACATCCATTCTCTTGTTTTATCCGTCTTTGTTTAAAGCTCCGGCTTCGGTTTTTGTAACAAGATCAAGAGTATACAAAGGATTTTTTTGTGGGTCTGGGGTAGAGACAACAAGTCTATACCATGG GATTGACAGTGGGGGAGACTGGTTTTTGGGGAGAAGGTGGATGGCAATGGAACCTAAAATGGAGGAGGGAGAGGTTTCAATGGGAATTGGACCTGGAGGAAGAATTATTGATAATTCTGGATAA
- the LOC137813481 gene encoding chalcone synthase 1B-like: MASVDEIHKAQRTEGPATILAIATATPLNCVEQSTYSDYYFRVTKSEHKTELKKKFDLLCKKSMIKKRHMQLTEEMLKEHPNIGEHNAPSLNARQDLVVMEVARLGKEAATKAMEEWGEPKCKVTHLIFCTTSGNDMPGADFQLTKLLGLNLNVKRYMIYQQGCYAGGTALRLAKDLAENNKGARVLVVCSEITIFTFRGPSEAHVDNLVGQALFGDGASAAIIGSDVIPNVEKPLFQLVWTSQTIVPNTEEVIALHLLEAGLTFHVLKDLPDLISNNIENVLVEAFQPLSLSDYNSIFWIVHPGGRAILDQVEEKLGLKPEKLRASRHVLAEYGNMASACVLFIMDEMRNKSKEAELSTTGEGFDWGVLFGFGPGLTIETIVLRSVML; encoded by the exons ATGGCAAGTGTTGATGAGATCCACAAGGCACAGAGGACAGAAGGCCCAGCCACAATCTTGGCAATAGCCACTGCTACTCCTCTCAACTGTGTGGAACAAAGCACCTATTCTGACTACTATTTTCGTGTCACCAAGAGTGAACATAAGACAGAGCTCAAAAAAAAATTCGACCTCTTAT GCAAAAAGTCAATGATTAAGAAGCGACACATGCAGTTGACAGAAGAGATGCTAAAGGAGCACCCCAACATTGGTGAGCACAATGCACCTTCATTGAATgcaaggcaagacttggtagtGATGGAAGTAGCGAGGCTAGGAAAAGAGGCTGCAACAAAGGCCATGGAAGAATGGGGTGAACCAAAGTGTAAAGTCACCCACCTAATCTTTTGCACCACAAGTGGTAATGACATGCCTGGTGCTGACTTCCAACTCACCAAACTCTTGGGGCTTAACCTCAACGTGAAGCGTTACATGATATACCAACAAGGATGTTATGCCGGTGGAACTGCTCTTCGTTTGGCCAAAGACTTGGCTGAAAACAACAAAGGTGCTCGTGTGTTAGTAGTTTGCTCAGAAATCACCATATTCACCTTCCGTGGCCCCAGTGAGGCTCATGTTGAtaaccttgtggggcaagcacTCTTTGGAGATGGTGCTTCTGCTGCCATTATTGGTTCGGACGTAATACCCAATGTTGAGAAGCCTTTGTTTCAACTAGTGTGGACTTCTCAAACAATAGTGCCAAATACTGAAGAGGTCATTGCATTGCACCTTCTTGAAGCTGGTCTGACATTCCATGTTCTCAAGGATCTTCCTGATCTTATTTCAAACAACATTGAGAATGTTCTTGTTGAAGCTTTTCAACCACTAAGCCTCTCTGATTATAACTCCATCTTTTGGATAGTGCATCCTGGTGGACGTGCAATTCTAGACCAAGTTGAGGAAAAGTTAGGTTTGAAGCCAGAAAAACTGCGAGCCAGTCGACATGTTCTTGCTGAGTATGGTAATATGGCAAGTGCTTGTGTGCTTTTCATAATGGATGAAATGAGGAACAAGTCCAAAGAAGCTGAACTTTCCACAACTGGAGAAGGTTTTGATTGGGGAGTACTGTTTGGTTTTGGACCAGGACTCACTATTGAGACTATTGTGCTGCGTAGTGTCATGCTGTAA